From the Dehalococcoidia bacterium genome, one window contains:
- the dnaA gene encoding chromosomal replication initiator protein DnaA, with protein MREINARTLWEAALGQLQLQVTRPNYETWLRNTVGLSLEDGVLTVGAPSQFAVEWLSARLQPLIAKAISSIAGRPIQPAFIVTAPDPQAGIDSRSPASPLFPASPSPSFARSRLNRLYTFDTFTVADCNRLAHAGALHVTQNPGEATHNPLLVHGSSGLGKTHLLQAVTHEFLRSELNALYVTAEQFTSEFVQAARQRRMDDFRARYRHLDALLVDDVQFLAGKTQTEEEFFHTFNDLHDAGKQLVLSCDNPPHALALSDRLRSRLHWGLTVDLKPPPLAARLALLSAKIERLRADVSPDAVDYLARIPCANVRELEGALNRLLAYARLTMQPVTLALAKDALETVRPATDRSPPDPDAVVQAVSSHYGVPAHALKGPSRAKRVAIARHVAMYLLHHDSCQPLARIGTLFGGRDHTSVLYACRKIERETSVVPETAQDIAAIRQALSAGER; from the coding sequence ATGCGGGAAATCAACGCCAGGACCTTGTGGGAGGCAGCGCTCGGGCAGCTCCAGTTGCAGGTGACGCGGCCCAACTATGAGACCTGGCTGAGGAACACCGTAGGTCTCAGTCTGGAAGACGGCGTCCTCACCGTGGGCGCTCCCTCGCAGTTCGCGGTCGAGTGGCTCAGCGCCCGTCTCCAACCGCTGATCGCGAAGGCCATTTCCAGCATCGCCGGCAGGCCGATCCAGCCCGCCTTCATCGTCACCGCGCCGGACCCCCAGGCCGGGATAGACAGCCGTTCCCCCGCCTCCCCCCTTTTTCCCGCCTCCCCCTCCCCTTCGTTCGCAAGGAGCCGGCTCAACCGGCTTTACACCTTCGACACCTTCACCGTTGCCGACTGCAACCGGCTCGCCCACGCGGGAGCCCTTCACGTCACCCAGAACCCCGGCGAGGCCACTCATAACCCGCTCCTCGTCCACGGCAGCAGCGGCCTCGGCAAGACCCACCTCTTGCAGGCCGTCACCCACGAATTCCTGCGAAGCGAACTGAACGCACTCTATGTGACGGCGGAGCAGTTCACTTCCGAGTTCGTGCAGGCAGCGAGACAGCGGCGCATGGACGACTTTCGCGCCCGCTACCGCCACCTGGACGCCCTGCTTGTCGACGACGTCCAGTTCCTCGCCGGCAAGACCCAAACGGAAGAGGAGTTCTTTCATACCTTCAACGACCTCCACGACGCGGGAAAGCAACTGGTGCTCAGTTGCGACAACCCCCCACACGCGCTGGCCCTCTCCGACCGGCTGCGTTCCCGTCTTCACTGGGGGCTCACCGTCGACCTCAAGCCGCCGCCCTTGGCCGCCCGCCTTGCCCTCCTCTCCGCGAAGATCGAGCGCCTTCGCGCCGACGTCTCCCCTGACGCCGTCGACTACCTCGCCCGCATTCCCTGCGCCAACGTCCGCGAGCTGGAGGGAGCTCTTAACCGACTCCTCGCCTACGCCCGCCTCACAATGCAACCCGTCACCCTCGCGCTGGCGAAGGATGCCCTAGAGACCGTGCGGCCCGCCACCGACCGGTCTCCACCCGACCCGGACGCCGTTGTCCAGGCTGTGTCCTCCCATTACGGCGTGCCAGCGCACGCCCTCAAAGGGCCCAGCCGCGCCAAGCGCGTCGCCATCGCCCGGCACGTTGCCATGTACCTGCTCCACCACGATTCCTGCCAACCGCTTGCCCGCATCGGCACGT
- a CDS encoding type III pantothenate kinase, with protein MLLALDIGNTAITIGVFDGDRLRARWSIATDVENMVDEYAILLLNLLQTEGLKREDITEAILASVVPSLTPVFHEVSRRYFSVTPLTVDLGVKTGVRILYDSPRDVGADRVVDAVAASKLYGPPLIVVDFGTATVFDAISKEGDYVGGAIAPGIGISAQALFERTAKLPRIELERPRAAIGKTTVGAMQSGLVFGYVGLVEGIIARMKEELDPAAKVVATGGWAPLIARETKMIDVVNLDLTLIGLHLIFESNRGPGR; from the coding sequence ATGTTGCTGGCGCTCGACATAGGAAACACCGCGATCACCATCGGCGTCTTCGACGGCGACCGCCTTCGCGCGCGCTGGAGCATCGCCACCGACGTGGAGAACATGGTGGACGAGTACGCCATCCTGCTGCTGAACCTGCTGCAAACGGAGGGCCTCAAGCGCGAGGACATCACGGAGGCGATACTGGCCAGCGTCGTCCCCTCGCTCACCCCTGTCTTTCACGAGGTCTCGCGCCGTTACTTCTCTGTGACGCCGCTGACGGTAGACCTGGGGGTGAAGACCGGCGTGCGCATCCTGTACGACAGTCCCCGCGACGTGGGCGCCGACCGCGTGGTCGACGCCGTGGCCGCAAGCAAGCTCTATGGCCCGCCGCTGATCGTGGTCGACTTCGGGACGGCGACGGTGTTTGACGCCATATCGAAGGAGGGCGATTACGTGGGCGGGGCGATCGCGCCCGGCATCGGCATCTCCGCGCAGGCGCTGTTCGAACGCACGGCCAAGCTGCCGCGCATCGAGCTCGAGAGACCCCGCGCCGCCATCGGCAAGACGACCGTCGGCGCCATGCAGTCGGGCCTCGTGTTCGGCTACGTGGGCCTGGTCGAGGGCATCATCGCCCGCATGAAGGAAGAGCTCGACCCGGCGGCAAAGGTGGTTGCGACGGGCGGCTGGGCGCCGCTCATCGCGCGCGAGACGAAAATGATCGACGTCGTAAACCTCGACCTCACGCTGATCGGTCTCCATCTTATCTTCGAGTCGAACCGCGGACCGGGACGGTGA
- the coaBC gene encoding bifunctional phosphopantothenoylcysteine decarboxylase/phosphopantothenate--cysteine ligase CoaBC — protein sequence MLKGRRIVVGVTGSIAAYKAADLVSKLAQAGAEVDVVLTESAQQFVTPMTFHSLTGREVYTDIFEVKAELQISHVELSRRADAVLIAPASATTIARIAHGLADNLLSLTVLATKAPVLLAPAMDSQMYENAATQANLALLRERGMTIVGPEEGRLATGRRGPGRLVDTETLLGALRQTLGRNGDLAGRKVVVSAGGTQEPIDPVRYVSNYSSGKMGYAVAEAARDRGAKVVIVSAPVSLPAPYGVEVVSVRTAEEMRDAVVRACADADALVMAAAVADYRPASAAEQKIKRAKEGLSLELVRTPDILGEVKGPLRVGFAAESEKLEENAADKLRRKGLDLIVANDITAPGSGFGSETNQVTIIDKSGKAEKLPLLSKYEVAHRIFDRVAPLLKRRARR from the coding sequence ATGCTTAAGGGTAGAAGAATCGTCGTTGGCGTCACGGGCAGCATCGCCGCGTACAAGGCCGCCGACCTGGTAAGCAAGCTCGCGCAGGCGGGGGCGGAAGTCGATGTGGTCCTGACAGAGTCGGCGCAGCAGTTCGTCACGCCCATGACCTTCCACAGCCTGACCGGCCGCGAGGTGTATACCGATATCTTCGAAGTGAAAGCGGAGCTGCAGATCTCCCACGTGGAGCTCTCGCGCCGCGCCGACGCCGTCCTCATCGCGCCCGCGAGCGCCACAACCATCGCCCGGATCGCGCACGGCCTCGCCGATAACCTCCTCAGCCTGACGGTGCTGGCGACGAAGGCGCCTGTGCTCCTTGCGCCGGCGATGGACTCGCAGATGTACGAGAACGCCGCAACGCAGGCGAACCTGGCGCTGCTAAGAGAGCGCGGCATGACTATCGTCGGCCCGGAAGAGGGGCGGCTGGCGACCGGCCGCAGGGGCCCTGGACGCCTCGTCGATACGGAAACGCTGCTGGGGGCCCTTCGGCAGACGCTGGGGCGCAACGGCGACCTCGCGGGCCGCAAGGTGGTGGTGAGCGCAGGCGGCACTCAGGAGCCGATTGATCCGGTGCGCTACGTGAGCAACTACTCGTCCGGCAAGATGGGCTACGCCGTCGCCGAGGCGGCGCGCGACCGGGGGGCGAAGGTCGTCATCGTGAGCGCGCCCGTTTCGCTGCCGGCGCCGTACGGCGTTGAGGTGGTCTCCGTGCGGACGGCGGAGGAGATGCGCGACGCCGTGGTGCGCGCGTGCGCGGACGCCGACGCGCTGGTGATGGCGGCCGCCGTCGCCGACTACCGTCCGGCCTCGGCTGCGGAACAGAAGATCAAGCGCGCGAAGGAAGGGCTGTCGCTCGAACTGGTGCGCACGCCCGACATCCTGGGAGAGGTGAAGGGCCCTCTGCGCGTGGGATTCGCGGCCGAGAGCGAGAAGCTCGAGGAGAACGCGGCCGACAAGCTCCGGCGCAAGGGGCTGGACCTCATCGTGGCCAACGACATTACGGCGCCGGGCTCTGGGTTCGGCAGCGAAACGAATCAGGTGACGATCATCGACAAGTCGGGAAAGGCCGAGAAGCTGCCCTTGCTTAGCAAGTACGAGGTCGCGCACCGCATATTCGACCGTGTCGCGCCTCTACTCAAGCGCCGCGCCCGACGTTAG
- a CDS encoding leucyl aminopeptidase — protein sequence MINVQQGNVVDSTAKAIVISVTQDGALSGATAAVDQALEGAISQLIADGEVRGKEGELTLIHTLGRIPAPRVLVLGLGKAESFDLTTLRNGFAAAARLLRKAGANTIATVPLAAGGLGQDTAASAQAIVEGAILGLYTFSRHKKRDEDEREIEELTIIESDAAKLEAVRAGAEKGRILAEATNRARDLANEPANYLTPTELASQARSLAEEVGLTCRVLERKDMEELGMNALLGVAKGSHEPPKLIVVEYRGAGEGAPTLGLVGKGITFDTGGISIKPAQGMQEMKGDMAGAAAVISAMGAIARLKPKVNVTALAPATENMPGGGAQRPGDVVRAMNGKTIEVVNTDAEGRLILADALAYARRLNLSPVIDVATLTGAIIIALGRATMGAMTNNAALLDRVRSAAAAAGEKLWELPLLDEYKEHIKSEVADIKNVGNREAGSIIGGLFLKEFIEDTPWVHLDIAGVDLVEKEKGILVKGSSGIPVRTLVNLALSLAEQPLTSGAALE from the coding sequence ATGATAAACGTACAACAGGGCAACGTCGTCGACTCGACGGCGAAGGCGATAGTCATATCCGTGACGCAGGACGGCGCCCTCTCAGGGGCGACAGCCGCGGTCGACCAGGCGCTGGAGGGCGCGATTTCCCAACTCATCGCGGACGGCGAGGTGCGCGGCAAGGAGGGCGAGCTTACGCTAATCCACACTCTGGGACGCATTCCCGCTCCACGCGTCCTCGTGCTCGGTCTGGGGAAAGCGGAGAGCTTCGACCTCACCACGCTGCGGAACGGCTTCGCGGCGGCGGCGCGGCTCCTCCGCAAGGCGGGAGCCAACACCATCGCCACCGTCCCCCTTGCCGCCGGCGGTCTGGGACAGGATACCGCTGCCTCGGCGCAGGCGATTGTTGAAGGAGCAATACTGGGGCTTTACACCTTCTCCCGCCACAAGAAGCGCGACGAAGACGAACGAGAGATCGAGGAGCTAACGATCATCGAATCGGACGCGGCGAAGCTGGAGGCCGTGCGCGCCGGCGCCGAGAAGGGGCGTATCCTCGCCGAGGCGACGAACCGCGCGCGCGACCTCGCGAACGAGCCGGCCAATTACCTGACGCCGACGGAGCTGGCGTCGCAGGCGCGGTCGCTGGCGGAAGAAGTGGGGCTGACGTGCCGGGTGCTCGAACGGAAGGACATGGAAGAGCTGGGCATGAACGCCCTCCTCGGCGTCGCCAAGGGGAGCCACGAGCCGCCCAAGCTGATCGTCGTCGAGTACCGGGGCGCCGGTGAAGGCGCTCCCACGCTCGGCCTCGTGGGCAAGGGGATCACGTTCGACACCGGAGGCATCTCCATCAAGCCGGCGCAGGGGATGCAAGAGATGAAAGGCGACATGGCGGGAGCGGCGGCCGTGATTTCGGCGATGGGCGCCATCGCGCGGCTGAAGCCGAAGGTAAACGTCACCGCCCTCGCGCCCGCCACCGAGAACATGCCGGGCGGCGGCGCCCAGCGCCCGGGCGACGTAGTGCGGGCGATGAACGGCAAGACTATCGAGGTGGTGAACACGGACGCCGAAGGCCGCCTCATCCTCGCCGATGCGCTGGCCTACGCCCGCCGGCTCAACCTCTCGCCGGTGATCGACGTCGCGACCCTCACGGGTGCGATCATCATCGCCCTCGGCCGAGCGACGATGGGGGCGATGACAAACAACGCGGCGCTGCTCGACAGGGTGCGGTCGGCCGCGGCGGCGGCGGGCGAGAAGCTGTGGGAGCTGCCCCTGCTGGACGAATACAAGGAGCACATCAAGAGTGAGGTGGCCGACATCAAGAACGTAGGTAACCGAGAGGCGGGGTCGATTATCGGCGGGCTGTTCCTGAAGGAGTTCATCGAGGACACGCCGTGGGTGCACCTGGACATCGCGGGGGTGGACCTGGTGGAGAAGGAGAAGGGGATTCTGGTGAAGGGGTCGAGCGGTATCCCGGTGCGTACGCTGGTGAACCTGGCCCTCAGCCTCGCGGAGCAGCCGCTAACGTCGGGCGCGGCGCTTGAGTAG
- a CDS encoding phosphatase PAP2 family protein — MRAEPSLAVRQTGFRQEMVGFLREALFLFAAMIGYFLVRGGLPERAAEAFSRANQLIQLEQRLGIFVELEWQEQIVDSIPLMKLANWTYVWGHLPVLIFAAVWIYLRNRERYRIYRNALLISAVIGLLSYGLFPVAPPRLLPEWGFVDTVANLTRENYDMQPGFFVNHYAAVPSLHFGWALLICIALFDVDRSLPIRLFAVVSTAAMFFAIVLTANHFIFDMLAGSFIVLLSIKLAFLLQGYRLHVPVLRRQQA; from the coding sequence ATGAGAGCTGAGCCGAGCTTAGCAGTCAGGCAGACGGGCTTCAGACAGGAGATGGTGGGCTTCTTGCGCGAAGCTCTCTTCTTGTTCGCGGCGATGATAGGCTACTTCCTCGTGCGCGGCGGTCTGCCGGAGCGCGCCGCTGAGGCCTTCAGCCGGGCGAACCAGTTGATCCAGTTGGAGCAACGGCTGGGCATATTCGTCGAGCTGGAGTGGCAGGAACAGATAGTCGACAGCATTCCCCTGATGAAGCTGGCGAACTGGACGTACGTCTGGGGGCATCTCCCCGTCCTCATCTTCGCCGCCGTCTGGATATACCTTCGCAACCGCGAGCGCTACCGCATCTACCGCAACGCGTTGCTCATCTCCGCCGTCATCGGCCTGCTCAGCTACGGGCTCTTCCCTGTGGCTCCGCCGCGCCTGCTGCCGGAGTGGGGCTTCGTGGACACGGTGGCCAACCTGACCCGTGAGAACTACGACATGCAGCCCGGCTTCTTCGTCAACCACTATGCCGCCGTCCCCAGTCTGCATTTCGGCTGGGCGCTTCTCATCTGCATCGCCCTCTTCGATGTCGACCGCTCGTTGCCGATCAGGCTCTTCGCTGTCGTCAGCACCGCCGCCATGTTCTTCGCCATTGTCCTCACCGCCAACCACTTCATATTCGATATGCTGGCCGGCTCCTTCATCGTCCTGCTGTCGATCAAGCTAGCGTTTCTGCTCCAGGGGTACCGGCTCCACGTGCCGGTATTGAGAAGGCAACAGGCCTGA
- a CDS encoding phosphatase PAP2 family protein: MSLAVSRLPVSPRRIAEILADRPIFRHVSEISLVILAFLLYFVVRGSVVDRTAEALGRGFQIIDLERELGFFWEIELQTAILSSKFLVSMFNFIYFWLDFPLIIVVGLWLYFRHRRQYTLTRDAMLLSGGIALIIYHLFPVAPPRFLPEFGFVDTMAVYSHLSYQAQQAQPFVNPYAAVPSLHVGWPVLLAIGVIAATRNKLLWVAAVLLPISQFFAVVSTGNHYIFDAPVGVAVALLGLAGALAMQCWGYSAIGRLLGLKTPVNACAT; encoded by the coding sequence ATGTCGCTGGCAGTTTCTCGGCTACCGGTTTCGCCAAGAAGGATTGCCGAAATACTGGCGGACAGGCCGATCTTCCGGCACGTAAGCGAGATATCCCTTGTGATACTCGCTTTTCTACTTTACTTCGTCGTTCGCGGCAGTGTTGTCGATAGGACGGCGGAGGCCCTGGGACGCGGCTTCCAGATAATCGACCTCGAGCGCGAGCTGGGCTTTTTCTGGGAGATCGAGCTACAGACGGCTATCCTCAGCAGTAAGTTCTTGGTCTCGATGTTCAACTTCATCTACTTCTGGCTTGACTTCCCGCTCATAATAGTCGTCGGGCTGTGGCTTTATTTCCGGCACCGGCGCCAGTACACCCTCACCCGCGACGCCATGCTCCTTTCGGGAGGGATAGCGCTCATCATCTATCACCTGTTCCCGGTGGCGCCGCCGCGCTTCCTGCCTGAGTTCGGCTTCGTCGACACGATGGCCGTCTACAGCCACCTGAGCTACCAGGCGCAGCAGGCGCAGCCGTTCGTTAACCCGTATGCGGCGGTGCCCAGCCTGCACGTTGGCTGGCCTGTCCTGCTGGCCATCGGCGTCATCGCCGCCACCCGCAACAAGCTGCTCTGGGTCGCTGCCGTGCTGTTGCCGATCTCCCAGTTCTTCGCCGTGGTCAGCACGGGCAACCACTACATCTTCGACGCCCCCGTCGGAGTGGCCGTCGCTCTCCTGGGGCTCGCAGGCGCTCTCGCCATGCAGTGCTGGGGGTACTCAGCTATAGGGCGGCTGCTGGGACTGAAGACGCCCGTTAACGCCTGCGCGACCTGA
- a CDS encoding ATP-binding protein, with protein MTERDSLQTDVDVILAALGPRLPRRRRPALVLIVGLPGTGKSSFAAQLAARTRLVILESDALRRLIFPNPRYSAAESSRLFAAVHAAIDRLLAKGTPCLLDATNLTEAHRQPLYDIADARGAKLVIVEVVAPRQVVHQRLKDRVRQGSANSEADILVYERMRRQREEISREHIVVDTSQDVAPAVEEAARAVEDP; from the coding sequence ATGACCGAGCGTGACTCACTCCAGACCGACGTAGATGTCATCCTTGCCGCGCTGGGACCCCGTCTCCCCCGAAGACGCCGCCCGGCCCTCGTCCTCATCGTCGGCCTGCCGGGGACGGGGAAGTCATCCTTCGCGGCTCAGCTAGCGGCTCGCACGCGCCTCGTCATCCTCGAAAGCGACGCGCTGCGGAGACTGATCTTCCCCAACCCCAGGTACTCCGCGGCCGAGAGCAGCCGGCTGTTCGCCGCCGTCCACGCCGCCATCGACCGCCTGCTCGCGAAAGGGACCCCCTGCCTTCTCGACGCAACGAACCTGACTGAGGCGCACCGACAGCCTCTATACGACATCGCCGACGCGCGGGGCGCGAAGCTTGTCATCGTCGAAGTTGTCGCGCCGAGGCAGGTCGTTCATCAGCGGCTGAAAGATCGGGTGCGGCAGGGCTCAGCCAACTCCGAAGCCGACATCCTTGTCTACGAAAGGATGCGGCGCCAGCGAGAGGAAATCTCGCGGGAGCACATCGTGGTCGACACGTCGCAAGACGTGGCGCCGGCGGTCGAAGAGGCGGCCCGGGCGGTCGAGGACCCTTGA
- a CDS encoding DegV family protein has translation MRKVAVVTDSAASIPPALAAEYEIEVVPLNLVLEDRSYPDSVDGNTQEFYRSLKSARHLPTTAGASPGAHMEAFRRASARTGSVLYVSISSQFSGTHASAITAAETLRSENPRLQIEVIDSGTAAMAEGFVALEAARVAAEGADLPAVVARARGVMPRVGIVAIIDTLEYLARGGRVPKVQAWASALLSVKPILELRQEEVRLLTRTRTKQRAVPQLIPVLEQRGYRGEKLHLCVQHTNAPEEARELMEEARERLQPGELLMSEFTLVMGAHIGPGMLALTYYMEP, from the coding sequence ATGAGAAAGGTGGCTGTTGTCACCGACAGCGCCGCCTCGATCCCTCCGGCGCTGGCCGCCGAATACGAGATCGAGGTAGTGCCGCTCAACCTCGTGCTGGAGGACCGTTCCTACCCCGACAGCGTCGACGGCAATACGCAGGAGTTTTACCGCTCCCTCAAGTCGGCGCGCCATCTTCCCACCACCGCCGGCGCTTCCCCCGGGGCGCACATGGAGGCTTTCCGGCGGGCAAGCGCGCGGACGGGCTCCGTTCTGTACGTCAGCATCTCTTCGCAGTTCAGCGGCACCCACGCCTCGGCCATCACGGCCGCCGAGACGCTCAGGAGCGAGAACCCCCGCCTGCAGATCGAGGTGATCGATTCGGGGACGGCGGCGATGGCGGAAGGGTTCGTCGCCCTCGAAGCGGCGCGCGTCGCCGCAGAAGGCGCCGACCTGCCGGCCGTCGTCGCGCGCGCACGGGGGGTCATGCCGCGCGTGGGCATCGTCGCCATAATCGACACGCTCGAATACCTGGCCAGGGGCGGGCGCGTCCCGAAGGTCCAGGCCTGGGCAAGCGCGCTCCTAAGCGTGAAACCGATCCTTGAGCTGCGACAGGAGGAGGTGCGCCTGCTCACGCGCACGCGGACGAAGCAACGCGCCGTTCCCCAGCTTATCCCCGTCCTGGAGCAACGGGGCTACCGGGGAGAAAAGCTCCATCTCTGTGTGCAGCACACAAATGCCCCCGAGGAGGCAAGGGAGCTGATGGAGGAGGCGCGGGAGCGCCTGCAACCCGGCGAGCTCCTGATGAGCGAGTTCACGCTGGTGATGGGCGCGCACATCGGGCCCGGGATGCTCGCGCTTACGTACTACATGGAACCCTGA
- the rpsO gene encoding 30S ribosomal protein S15 produces MLAKEEKQGLIAEHGTHAEDTGSAEVQIALLTKRINQLTEHLRVHKHDYHSQRGLLKMVGQRRRQLAYLNKKDVQRYRSIISKLGLRK; encoded by the coding sequence ATGCTCGCGAAGGAAGAGAAGCAGGGGCTCATCGCGGAACACGGCACACATGCCGAAGACACAGGCTCCGCTGAAGTGCAAATAGCCCTCCTCACAAAACGGATCAACCAGCTCACTGAGCATTTGAGGGTTCACAAGCACGACTACCACTCGCAACGCGGCCTGCTGAAGATGGTCGGACAGAGAAGGAGACAGTTGGCGTACCTCAACAAGAAGGACGTGCAACGCTACCGCTCCATCATCTCCAAACTTGGCCTCCGCAAGTAG
- a CDS encoding polyribonucleotide nucleotidyltransferase: MSRKYERTLAGRPLIVEIGKVAEQADGAVTIQYGETVVLVTACMSDQPREGIDFFPLTVDYEERLYAAGKIPGSFFRREGRPTTEAVIAARLTDRALRPLFPKGMRNDVQIVVTVLSADQENDPDVLGTLGSSTALSISDIPFEGPVSASRVGYVNGEYVLNPTYAQLKESTLDLVVSSVRDAVVMVEAGATEVSEETILGAIRFGHEANLELIALQDEIVADVGRPKRTPILVQVEEGVRQAVAGFVEGKLAEIFAAVNKEERERALGERREELLERLGETYAAEQILTAFQDRVKQEIRREILDKGVRPDGRGLTDIRPLSAEVGILPRTHGSGLFSRGATQVLTIATLGSAGEEQRLDTLSPEETKRFLHHYNFPPFSVGEVRRLGSPSRRDVGHGALAERAIEPVIPSEEEFPYTIRLVTEVLSSNGSTSMASVCGGTLSLMDAGVPIKAPVAGIAMGLMMGEDGRHAVLTDIAGLEDAMGDMDFKVAGTAAGITALQMDIKIKGITVEIMGEALDQARQARLTILDKMRETIAESRPELSRYAPRMYRIQIPQKKIGTVIGPGGRVIRSITEETKCTIDIEEDGTVLIGSTSEEMANRAIEIIQGLTKEAEVGAIYNGKVTRITNFGAFVEIMPGKEGLVRISELADYRVPSVEDVVQIGDEIMVMVTEIDNMGRINLSRRAVLEGTAPGERAEGERAPVPGGGSPRDRGGAPRRRVGGGRPQGGQRRGPDGGQPRGPDGGQRSRRPFGQRRPEQRPEGPGGPPKPPFGRRW, encoded by the coding sequence ATGTCACGCAAGTATGAAAGAACCCTGGCCGGCCGTCCCCTGATCGTCGAGATCGGGAAGGTGGCGGAGCAAGCGGACGGCGCCGTCACTATCCAGTACGGCGAAACGGTCGTGCTGGTCACCGCCTGCATGAGCGACCAGCCGCGTGAGGGGATCGACTTCTTCCCCCTCACCGTCGACTACGAAGAGCGACTGTACGCTGCCGGCAAGATACCCGGCAGCTTTTTCCGTCGCGAGGGTCGCCCGACAACGGAGGCCGTCATCGCCGCGCGCCTCACCGATCGCGCGCTGCGTCCTCTCTTCCCCAAGGGTATGCGCAACGACGTGCAGATCGTCGTAACCGTCCTCTCCGCCGACCAGGAGAACGACCCCGACGTCCTGGGGACCCTGGGCTCGTCTACGGCGCTCTCCATCTCGGATATCCCCTTCGAAGGCCCCGTCAGCGCATCGCGCGTCGGCTACGTCAACGGCGAGTACGTGCTCAACCCAACGTACGCCCAACTGAAGGAAAGCACGCTCGACCTCGTTGTCTCCAGCGTCCGCGATGCCGTCGTCATGGTGGAGGCGGGCGCGACGGAAGTCTCCGAGGAGACGATACTGGGCGCAATACGCTTTGGGCACGAGGCCAACCTCGAACTCATCGCTCTCCAGGACGAAATCGTCGCCGATGTTGGCCGTCCCAAGAGGACACCCATCCTGGTGCAGGTCGAGGAGGGAGTCCGCCAGGCGGTCGCCGGCTTCGTGGAGGGCAAACTCGCCGAGATATTCGCGGCGGTGAACAAGGAGGAGCGCGAGCGCGCCCTCGGGGAGCGCCGCGAGGAGTTGCTGGAGCGGCTGGGAGAGACCTACGCCGCCGAGCAGATCCTCACCGCATTCCAGGACCGCGTGAAACAAGAGATAAGGCGCGAGATCCTGGACAAGGGAGTGCGGCCCGACGGAAGAGGCCTCACCGATATCCGCCCGTTGAGCGCGGAAGTGGGCATCCTGCCGCGCACGCACGGCTCCGGTCTGTTCAGCCGCGGCGCCACCCAGGTCCTGACCATCGCCACCCTCGGCTCGGCGGGAGAAGAGCAGCGCCTGGATACCCTCTCGCCTGAAGAGACGAAGCGCTTCCTGCACCACTACAACTTCCCGCCCTTCTCGGTGGGGGAAGTGCGGCGACTGGGCTCGCCCAGCCGGCGCGACGTCGGGCACGGCGCCCTCGCCGAGCGCGCCATCGAGCCCGTTATCCCCAGCGAGGAGGAGTTCCCCTATACAATCCGCCTGGTCACCGAAGTGCTCTCGAGCAACGGCAGCACATCGATGGCGAGCGTTTGCGGCGGTACCCTTTCCCTCATGGACGCAGGCGTCCCCATCAAAGCGCCGGTCGCCGGGATCGCCATGGGCCTCATGATGGGCGAAGACGGCAGGCACGCCGTGCTCACCGACATCGCCGGCCTGGAAGACGCCATGGGCGATATGGACTTCAAGGTCGCGGGCACTGCCGCCGGCATCACCGCCCTTCAGATGGACATCAAGATAAAAGGGATCACCGTCGAGATCATGGGCGAAGCGCTGGACCAGGCACGGCAGGCGCGGCTCACGATCCTCGACAAAATGCGGGAGACGATCGCAGAGTCCCGGCCCGAGCTGTCGCGCTACGCCCCGCGGATGTACCGCATCCAGATACCCCAGAAGAAGATCGGCACCGTTATCGGCCCCGGCGGCCGCGTCATCCGCTCCATCACCGAAGAGACGAAGTGCACCATCGACATCGAAGAAGACGGCACGGTGCTCATCGGCTCGACCAGCGAGGAGATGGCAAACCGCGCCATCGAGATCATCCAGGGGCTGACCAAGGAAGCGGAGGTGGGCGCAATCTATAACGGCAAGGTGACCCGCATCACCAACTTCGGCGCTTTCGTCGAGATCATGCCCGGCAAGGAGGGGCTCGTCCGCATATCCGAGCTCGCGGACTACCGCGTTCCGAGCGTAGAGGATGTGGTCCAGATCGGCGACGAGATTATGGTGATGGTAACGGAGATCGACAACATGGGACGCATCAACCTGTCGCGGCGCGCGGTGCTGGAAGGGACCGCGCCGGGCGAGCGCGCGGAGGGAGAAAGGGCCCCCGTGCCCGGAGGCGGAAGCCCCCGCGACCGCGGCGGCGCTCCCCGAAGGCGAGTCGGCGGCGGCCGTCCCCAGGGCGGTCAGCGGCGCGGTCCGGACGGCGGACAGCCCCGCGGTCCTGATGGCGGCCAGCGCTCGCGCCGCCCGTTCGGGCAGCGACGCCCCGAGCAGCGTCCCGAGGGCCCCGGCGGCCCGCCGAAGCCGCCGTTCGGCAGGCGATGGTAG